From the genome of Malus sylvestris chromosome 6, drMalSylv7.2, whole genome shotgun sequence, one region includes:
- the LOC126626018 gene encoding uncharacterized protein LOC126626018 — protein MQDHIGIPACFSSGEKLSDDASAVARSGHSVYMTVYRAKIADQSRLITITWCKNLLLHGLSVTMEGPDGDQTQQHTQHSFKVELKPWYFWRKQGSKRFVVDGKAVEIFWDLKAAKFNGGTEPKSEYYVAVLCDKEVVLLLGDLKKDAYRKTGFRPALTDPTLVSKKEHIFGKKKFSTKAKFYEKGRLHEIAIECKHRGGGGGDGSIGSGSTLNGVEPELEIRVDGHLVVHVKHLQWKFRAKFACFKYISVTVIENLVILAPIFFIGINSIVISD, from the exons ATGCAAGACCACATTGGCATTCCTGCTTGCTTCTCCTCAGGTGAGAAGTTAAGTGATGATGCATCAGCTGTGGCTAGGTCAGGCCACAGTGTCTACATGACAGTGTACAGAGCCAAGATAGCCGATCAGAGCCGCTTGATCACGATCACATGGTGCAAAAACCTGCTCCTCCATGGCCTATCGGTGACCATGGAGGGCCCGGATGGAGATCAAACCCAGCAGCACACCCAACACAGCTTCAAAGTTGAGCTCAAGCCATGGTACTTCTGGAGGAAGCAAGGCTCCAAGCGCTTTGTGGTTGATGGGAAGGCAGTGGAGATCTTCTGGGACCTCAAGGCCGCAAAATTCAACGGGGGGACGGAGCCCAAATCAGAGTACTACGTTGCGGTTCTTTGTGACAAGGAAGTTGTTTTGCTTCTTGGTGATCTCAAAAAAGATGCATACAGAAAAACAGGTTTTAGACCTGCCCTCACTGATCCCACTTTGGTTTCTAAAAAAGAGCACATTTTTGGTAAGAAAAAGTTTTCCACAAAAgctaagttttatgaaaaaggCAGGCTGCATGAAATTGCAATTGAATGCAAACACAGAGGTGGCGGTGGCGGCGACGGGAGCATTGGGAGTGGAAGTACCCTAAATGGGGTGGAGCCGGAGTTGGAGATTAGGGTTGATGGGCATTTGGTGGTTCATGTGAAGCATCTTCAATGGAAGTTTAGAG CCAAGTTTGCCTGCTTCAAGTACATCTCTGTCACCGTTATCGAGAACCTCGTCATCCTCGCCCCCATTTTCTTCATCGGCATCAACTCCATTGTCATCTCAGACTAG